One window of the bacterium genome contains the following:
- a CDS encoding serine/threonine-protein kinase, which produces MRTLRIGRRLGKYRLDGRLGEGGSATVWRARDTVEGRSVALKVALPALVDEFGREAVEAEARLSARLDHPRILRLCNADWIDDLFVLATPLAKASLEDLSKRQRTPSLGLVLIDDLSAALAHAHERGVIHRDIKPGNVLIGRDGRALLSDFGTARLAPAHTAFATEVGTFGYMAPEQAYGRPGYASDVFSLALTIYEAFAGVLPGWPFEWPLEGEKRFESRCPEPIRAVLRDALAVDLERRTPDGIAFRRAVEQAQERLRRADARSVRRPRRRRPSPPEDPFTLETEWFRKRFGRTFETHFDCHACDGPVSESMRSCPWCGTTRNSFREVTGFPIVCPVCERGVRSEWSACPTCTSGRFESDGRALPRGAKSERTCSKPGCGAPLQRFMHYCPACKTRVARPWKVEGLATCPHCRWSVAPRWRFCGWCGKRNARALEIERKKRRGR; this is translated from the coding sequence GTGCGAACCCTGCGCATCGGTCGTCGGCTCGGGAAGTACCGCCTGGACGGTCGGCTCGGCGAGGGCGGCTCGGCCACCGTCTGGCGGGCGCGCGACACCGTCGAGGGGCGGAGCGTGGCGCTCAAGGTCGCGCTCCCCGCGCTGGTCGACGAGTTCGGGCGCGAGGCGGTCGAGGCCGAGGCCCGGCTCTCGGCGCGGCTCGATCATCCGCGGATCCTGCGGCTCTGCAACGCGGACTGGATCGACGATCTCTTCGTCCTCGCCACGCCGCTCGCGAAGGCGAGCCTCGAGGATCTCTCGAAGCGCCAGCGCACGCCCTCGCTCGGGCTCGTGTTGATCGACGACCTGAGCGCCGCGCTCGCGCACGCCCACGAGCGCGGCGTGATCCACAGGGACATCAAGCCCGGCAACGTGTTGATCGGTCGCGACGGACGTGCACTCCTTTCCGACTTCGGAACCGCGCGCCTCGCTCCCGCCCATACTGCGTTCGCGACGGAGGTCGGCACCTTCGGATACATGGCGCCCGAGCAGGCCTACGGTCGACCCGGCTACGCCTCCGACGTCTTCAGTCTCGCCCTCACGATCTACGAGGCGTTCGCCGGGGTCCTCCCGGGCTGGCCCTTCGAATGGCCGCTCGAGGGCGAGAAGCGCTTCGAGTCCCGCTGCCCGGAGCCGATACGGGCCGTGCTCCGCGACGCGCTGGCGGTCGATCTCGAGCGCCGGACCCCGGACGGGATCGCGTTTCGCCGCGCGGTCGAGCAGGCGCAGGAGCGCCTCAGGCGGGCCGATGCGCGGTCCGTCCGACGCCCTCGGCGTCGGCGGCCCTCTCCGCCCGAGGACCCCTTCACGCTCGAGACCGAGTGGTTCCGGAAGCGCTTCGGACGCACGTTCGAGACCCACTTCGACTGCCACGCCTGCGATGGTCCCGTCTCCGAGTCGATGCGGAGCTGTCCCTGGTGCGGGACGACGCGGAACTCGTTCCGCGAGGTGACGGGCTTCCCGATCGTCTGCCCGGTCTGCGAGCGGGGCGTCCGGTCGGAATGGAGCGCCTGTCCGACCTGCACGTCGGGTCGGTTCGAATCCGACGGGCGCGCCCTTCCGCGCGGCGCGAAGAGCGAACGGACGTGCTCGAAGCCCGGCTGCGGGGCGCCGCTCCAGCGCTTCATGCACTATTGCCCAGCGTGCAAGACGCGCGTCGCGCGTCCCTGGAAGGTCGAAGGGCTCGCGACGTGTCCACATTGTCGTTGGTCGGTTGCGCCACGCTGGCGATTCTGCGGGTGGTGCGGGAAGCGCAATGCCCGCGCGCTCGAGATCGAACGGAAGAAGCGCAGGGGGCGTTGA
- a CDS encoding RimK/LysX family protein translates to MRSKTVVGWNENVDLPEWGIKRLGAKVDTGAQTSALHVENVEPIGRGRIRFDVVVHRVKRDRHFPVTARVVRRARVRSSNGHYDVRYFVETTVRIGPVEKTIEISLVDRGKMAHRMLLGRSALRGDFVVDVSRRHVLDKPKRKAKQKTKTSKKPSSSPPAGRPVARAARER, encoded by the coding sequence ATGAGATCGAAGACCGTGGTCGGATGGAACGAGAACGTGGACCTCCCCGAATGGGGGATCAAGCGTCTCGGCGCGAAGGTCGACACGGGCGCGCAGACCAGCGCGCTCCACGTCGAGAACGTGGAGCCGATCGGGCGCGGCCGCATCCGCTTCGACGTGGTCGTCCACAGGGTGAAGCGGGATCGCCACTTCCCCGTGACGGCCCGGGTCGTGCGTCGCGCGCGCGTCCGCTCGAGCAACGGTCACTACGACGTTCGGTACTTCGTCGAGACCACGGTTCGGATCGGGCCCGTCGAGAAGACGATCGAGATCAGCCTCGTCGATCGCGGCAAGATGGCGCATCGCATGCTCCTCGGGCGGTCCGCGCTCCGCGGCGACTTCGTCGTCGACGTCAGCCGCAGACACGTGCTCGACAAGCCGAAGCGGAAGGCGAAGCAGAAGACGAAGACGAGCAAGAAGCCCTCGTCGAGCCCCCCCGCCGGCCGACCCGTCGCCCGCGCGGCGCGAGAGCGCTGA
- a CDS encoding universal stress protein, with amino-acid sequence MNGPVLVGTDFSSSSKRATDLAAALAARLGRPLVVAHVWNPNALANVPFSGEIDLAPVMTAARDGARQALDEEVERVRTSGGEVRPHLIEGAASRALAELGRALDAELVVMGRRGSAGLAHVLLGSVSERVARIADRPVLVVPDGAEVAPVPRRLLVGVDFSGAAREAVDAALRFTAELGCGPPVLVHAYQDERAEWLASWSETGRVGLSRPDGYDLAHWVERTLPEASHVELVSVAGAVEEQLVATARAHEADWIAVGLQGRTALATFLMGTTTRSVLELADRPVLVVPGRTAPDREAID; translated from the coding sequence ATGAACGGTCCCGTGCTCGTCGGAACGGATTTCTCTTCGTCGTCGAAGCGGGCGACCGACCTCGCGGCGGCGCTGGCCGCCCGCCTCGGCCGTCCGCTCGTGGTCGCCCACGTCTGGAACCCGAATGCCCTGGCCAACGTGCCCTTCTCGGGCGAGATCGACCTCGCGCCGGTCATGACGGCGGCGCGCGACGGCGCCCGCCAGGCCCTCGACGAGGAAGTCGAGCGGGTCCGAACGAGCGGGGGCGAAGTCCGCCCGCATCTGATCGAAGGGGCGGCTTCGCGCGCCCTCGCCGAGCTCGGTCGCGCGCTCGACGCCGAGCTCGTCGTGATGGGACGACGCGGCAGCGCCGGGCTCGCGCACGTCCTGCTCGGCAGCGTGAGCGAGCGCGTCGCTCGCATCGCGGATCGCCCCGTCCTGGTCGTCCCCGACGGTGCGGAGGTGGCGCCGGTCCCCCGGCGGCTGCTCGTCGGCGTGGACTTCTCCGGGGCCGCGCGCGAAGCGGTCGATGCCGCCCTGCGCTTCACCGCCGAGCTCGGCTGTGGGCCCCCGGTGCTCGTCCATGCCTACCAGGACGAGCGGGCGGAGTGGCTCGCGAGCTGGAGCGAGACCGGGCGGGTGGGGCTGTCGCGCCCCGACGGGTACGACCTGGCGCACTGGGTGGAACGCACGCTGCCGGAGGCGAGCCATGTCGAGCTCGTGTCCGTCGCGGGCGCCGTGGAAGAGCAGCTCGTCGCGACGGCACGAGCGCACGAGGCGGACTGGATCGCCGTCGGGCTTCAGGGGCGCACCGCGCTGGCCACGTTCCTCATGGGGACGACCACCCGAAGCGTGCTCGAGCTCGCCGACCGGCCCGTGCTCGTCGTGCCCGGCCGCACCGCACCGGACCGCGAAGCCATCGACTGA
- a CDS encoding protein phosphatase 2C domain-containing protein, with protein MLKRTFSGCDEPVPAGLDTSTGETRFSSVPGDGEGAENEDAAGVWELAPDVVVLALADGMGGGPEGGEAASLAMDCLDDRLDRWKVGASLRPAILDAFEATNDALCAAGKGSGTTLVVVEIDAGRLRTYHAGDSGALVVGQRGRVHHETIPHSPTGYAVAAGVLEPDEVHDHADRHYVSNHLGSAELRIEVGPRVELSARDTVLLASDGILDNVRREDRIEAIRKGPLDEAAREVADAAQAAIEGRGPVVGHADDATLLLYRPGTRG; from the coding sequence ATGCTCAAGCGGACGTTCTCGGGTTGCGACGAGCCGGTCCCGGCCGGACTCGACACCTCGACGGGGGAGACCCGGTTCTCCAGCGTGCCCGGGGACGGGGAGGGCGCGGAGAACGAAGACGCCGCCGGAGTCTGGGAGCTCGCGCCGGACGTGGTCGTGCTTGCGTTGGCGGATGGCATGGGCGGCGGGCCGGAGGGCGGCGAAGCCGCTTCGCTCGCGATGGACTGCCTCGACGATCGGCTGGATCGTTGGAAGGTCGGGGCCTCGCTCCGCCCGGCGATCCTCGACGCGTTCGAGGCGACGAACGACGCGCTCTGCGCAGCCGGCAAGGGCTCCGGGACGACGCTCGTCGTGGTCGAGATCGACGCCGGTCGTCTACGGACCTACCACGCCGGAGACTCCGGCGCGCTCGTGGTCGGGCAGCGCGGTCGTGTCCACCACGAGACGATCCCCCACTCGCCGACCGGGTACGCGGTCGCCGCCGGGGTGCTCGAGCCCGACGAGGTCCACGACCACGCGGACCGGCACTACGTCTCGAACCATCTCGGCTCCGCGGAGCTCCGGATCGAGGTGGGGCCGCGCGTCGAGCTGTCCGCGCGCGATACGGTCCTCCTCGCGAGCGACGGGATCCTGGACAACGTCCGACGCGAGGATCGGATCGAAGCGATTCGGAAAGGGCCCCTCGACGAGGCCGCCCGCGAGGTCGCTGACGCGGCGCAGGCGGCGATCGAGGGCCGCGGCCCCGTCGTCGGTCACGCGGACGACGCGACGCTCCTCCTCTATCGCCCAGGGACGCGCGGCTAG
- a CDS encoding protein phosphatase 2C domain-containing protein encodes MYGPRGAGSSRSSDDLHNEDAFLVEDEIGLYAVCDGRGDAPGGEVAAYLAIDAVSRYLDGLLRFEGGKSGGRLAATLPADVSCRTVEAAVRYALETILERTSDRPDLEGMATTVTVVLVQRGRAFVGHFGDSRAYLVRGDDLVQLTTDHEWTETESVRSGASRSGIDTFSIETRVGDTFILCTDGAEGEVVIGDLLEAIHGYSPRLIASRLVAAAQRHRPDEDATVVVVRIRDDLEFARIGSTGPVGLDGYARARVHRPYARASRPAAPFENLMDRTAISNAPTPSRRNETA; translated from the coding sequence ATGTACGGACCCCGTGGTGCCGGCTCTTCGCGGAGCTCGGACGATCTGCACAACGAAGACGCCTTCCTCGTGGAGGACGAGATCGGTCTCTATGCCGTCTGTGACGGGCGGGGCGACGCGCCTGGCGGTGAAGTCGCCGCCTACCTCGCGATCGATGCCGTCTCGCGGTACCTCGACGGACTGCTCCGATTCGAAGGGGGGAAGAGCGGCGGACGCCTGGCGGCGACGCTCCCGGCGGACGTTTCCTGTCGGACCGTCGAGGCCGCCGTGCGCTACGCGCTCGAGACGATCCTCGAGCGCACGAGCGACCGGCCGGATCTCGAGGGCATGGCCACGACCGTGACCGTCGTACTGGTCCAGCGCGGCCGCGCCTTCGTCGGTCACTTCGGAGACAGCCGGGCCTACCTCGTCCGCGGCGACGATCTGGTCCAGCTGACGACGGACCACGAGTGGACGGAAACCGAGAGCGTGCGTTCCGGCGCCTCCCGTAGCGGGATCGACACCTTCAGCATCGAGACCCGCGTCGGCGACACGTTCATCCTCTGCACCGACGGCGCGGAAGGCGAGGTCGTGATCGGCGACCTCCTCGAAGCGATCCACGGCTACTCGCCGCGGCTGATCGCCTCGCGACTCGTGGCGGCTGCGCAGCGTCACCGACCCGACGAGGACGCGACGGTCGTCGTCGTGCGGATCCGCGACGACCTCGAATTCGCCCGAATCGGCTCCACGGGGCCGGTGGGTCTCGACGGCTACGCGCGCGCCCGCGTGCACCGGCCCTACGCGCGAGCGTCGCGCCCGGCCGCGCCCTTCGAGAACCTGATGGACCGGACTGCGATCTCGAACGCCCCGACCCCCTCGCGGCGAAACGAGACCGCCTAG
- a CDS encoding sigma-54 dependent transcriptional regulator, translating to MLLRTLIATSSAPRTPIQNALDNVDALVRGAGSLEEVHRKLAAEPFDLVILEHELAPKSTTQLIRSLRDLPDHPEIIVLIDEDDAALRAELVAAGAYGVVVADLPGDLFGESLAAVAERRLEESRSSLLAVPDEDYRLSDYVTRSETMKRLLVSAKRVAAVDANVLVLGETGVGKGLLARSIHNESPRAKGPFIAVNCGALTESLLEAELFGHERGAFTGADRARRGYFELAHKGTLFLDEIGEMPLHLQVKLLQVLEDRKVRPVGSEKRIPVDVRLIAATNKNLLEEVKEKRFREDLYYRLNVVSITLPALRDRAEDLAEIAQSYVDHYRVAIGSPAERIAEPALEAIRRYPWPGNVRELANAIERAVIMCPGPEIQVEDLAVDIQLMAARDASLDPQQVAGPIQPDASWNERTWAEVRRTVLEEAEIRYLRGVLEATGGRIGETATRAGMDPRSLHQKMKKYELRKEDFRA from the coding sequence GTGCTGCTCAGAACCCTGATCGCAACCTCGTCCGCCCCGCGCACGCCGATCCAGAACGCCCTCGACAACGTCGATGCGCTGGTGCGCGGAGCCGGCTCGCTCGAGGAGGTCCATCGCAAGCTGGCCGCCGAGCCCTTCGATCTCGTGATCCTCGAGCACGAGCTCGCGCCGAAGTCGACGACGCAGCTGATCCGGTCTCTGCGGGACCTCCCCGACCACCCCGAGATCATCGTCCTGATCGACGAGGACGACGCAGCCCTCCGCGCGGAGCTGGTGGCGGCGGGTGCCTACGGCGTGGTCGTCGCCGACCTTCCCGGCGACCTCTTCGGCGAGTCCCTCGCCGCCGTCGCCGAACGCCGCCTCGAGGAGAGCCGGTCGAGCCTGCTCGCGGTCCCCGACGAGGACTATCGCCTGAGCGACTATGTGACGCGCAGCGAGACGATGAAGCGGCTGCTCGTGTCGGCCAAGCGCGTCGCCGCCGTCGACGCGAACGTGCTCGTGCTCGGCGAGACCGGTGTCGGCAAGGGCCTCCTGGCGCGCTCGATCCACAACGAGAGCCCGCGCGCGAAGGGGCCCTTCATCGCGGTGAACTGTGGCGCGCTGACCGAGTCGCTCCTCGAAGCGGAACTCTTCGGCCACGAGCGCGGCGCCTTCACGGGCGCCGACCGGGCGCGGCGCGGCTACTTCGAGCTGGCGCACAAGGGCACGCTCTTCCTCGACGAGATCGGAGAGATGCCGCTCCACCTCCAGGTCAAGCTCCTCCAGGTCCTCGAAGACCGGAAGGTGCGCCCCGTCGGTTCGGAGAAGCGGATTCCGGTGGACGTGCGGCTGATCGCGGCGACGAACAAGAACCTCCTCGAGGAGGTCAAGGAGAAGCGCTTCCGAGAGGATCTCTACTATCGCCTGAACGTCGTCTCGATCACGCTGCCCGCACTCCGGGACCGCGCCGAGGATCTCGCCGAGATCGCCCAGAGCTACGTCGACCACTACCGGGTGGCGATCGGCAGCCCCGCCGAGCGGATCGCGGAGCCGGCCCTCGAAGCGATCCGCCGCTATCCGTGGCCGGGCAACGTCCGCGAGCTCGCCAACGCGATCGAGCGCGCCGTGATCATGTGTCCCGGGCCGGAGATCCAGGTCGAGGACCTCGCGGTCGACATCCAGCTGATGGCGGCGCGGGACGCGTCCCTCGATCCGCAGCAGGTCGCGGGCCCGATCCAGCCGGATGCCTCGTGGAACGAGCGGACGTGGGCCGAAGTCCGCCGGACCGTCCTCGAGGAGGCGGAGATCCGCTATCTGCGCGGGGTGCTCGAGGCGACCGGGGGTCGGATCGGCGAGACCGCGACCCGCGCCGGCATGGATCCGAGATCCCTCCACCAGAAGATGAAGAAATACGAGCTCCGCAAGGAGGACTTCCGCGCCTGA
- a CDS encoding succinylglutamate desuccinylase/aspartoacylase family protein has translation MSEPITIAGETIAPGERRKVSVKVAQRITTGDVEIPAVVLHGRKPGPRLFVSAALHGDEINGVEILRRLLARPMLKQLRGTLVAVPVVNVYGFVSHQRYLPDRRDLNRCFPGSERGSLAGRVADAFLSNFVQGSTHGIDLHTGAIHRTNLPQIRARLKGPVVENMARAFAAPVILNSSFRPGSLRASANDLGIPVLVYEAGEALRFDEVSIRAGVRGITAVMRHLGMLPARTSTPPKAPTDVIAHKSVWVRAPETGILATKLRLGATIERKQVLGQITDPLGESAYEIKSPVAGILIGRTNLPLANEGDALFHVATFDALESVVEELDAFREDLEVDALI, from the coding sequence ATGAGCGAGCCGATCACGATCGCGGGCGAGACGATCGCCCCCGGCGAGCGACGCAAGGTCTCCGTCAAGGTCGCCCAGCGCATCACGACCGGCGACGTCGAGATCCCCGCCGTGGTCCTCCACGGGCGGAAGCCCGGTCCGCGCCTGTTCGTCTCGGCGGCCCTCCACGGCGACGAGATCAACGGCGTCGAGATCCTTCGGCGGCTGCTCGCGCGCCCGATGCTGAAGCAGCTGCGGGGCACGCTCGTCGCCGTGCCCGTCGTGAACGTCTACGGCTTCGTCTCGCACCAGCGCTATCTGCCCGACCGACGCGACCTGAACCGATGCTTCCCGGGATCCGAGCGGGGCTCTCTCGCCGGACGGGTCGCGGACGCGTTCCTCTCGAACTTCGTCCAGGGATCCACCCACGGCATCGACCTGCACACGGGGGCGATCCATCGCACCAACCTGCCGCAGATCCGTGCCCGCCTGAAGGGGCCGGTCGTCGAGAACATGGCGCGCGCCTTCGCCGCCCCCGTGATCCTCAACTCCTCGTTCCGACCGGGATCGCTGCGCGCTTCCGCGAACGACCTCGGCATCCCGGTCCTCGTGTACGAAGCGGGCGAGGCGCTTCGCTTCGACGAGGTCTCGATTCGCGCCGGCGTTCGCGGGATCACGGCCGTGATGCGCCACCTCGGGATGCTCCCGGCCCGAACGTCCACCCCGCCGAAGGCGCCGACCGACGTGATCGCGCACAAGAGCGTCTGGGTCCGCGCGCCCGAAACGGGGATTCTCGCGACGAAGCTCCGGCTCGGCGCGACGATCGAACGCAAGCAGGTGCTCGGGCAGATCACGGACCCGCTCGGCGAGTCGGCCTACGAGATCAAGTCCCCGGTGGCCGGCATCCTGATCGGCCGCACGAACCTGCCTCTCGCGAACGAGGGAGACGCCCTCTTCCACGTCGCCACCTTCGACGCGCTCGAGAGCGTCGTCGAGGAGCTCGACGCGTTCCGAGAGGACCTCGAGGTGGACGCGCTCATCTGA
- the rimK gene encoding 30S ribosomal protein S6--L-glutamate ligase has product MKIAILSRGRNLYSTRRLHEAAKLRGHQPRVLDTLKFAIDNEEGEPDLTFRGKSVSHYDAVIPRIGASITLYGTAVVRQFEQMGVFCLNSSQAISVSRDKLRSMQILSRHKIGIPKTAFVHELDQIVPTIDAMGGPPVVIKLLEGTQGIGVILADTASVAKSIIEVLQGAANQNVLIQEFVKESRGRDIRAFVVGNRVVAAMRRVAQGDEFRSNVHRGGIAEPVDLDPEFERTALHAAQIMGLRVAGVDMLEGKDGPKLMEINSSPGLEGIEAATGVDVAGAVIELIEEEVLFPEIDIRQRLTLQSGYGVLEVPVDEKSELANRAITDTGLRDRDVVVLSIHRGPVSIPNPKGSREILPGDTLLCFGKTLTLKSLAPRGPKRRRKKKRSTSLPASGADAVAESAPAVAASVPIASEEETPSALMGDEPVAVVAPAPGVAPVPPPELGGSEAAGAEDGTREESSARPIGSESE; this is encoded by the coding sequence ATGAAGATCGCCATCCTCTCCCGCGGCCGGAACCTCTACAGCACGCGCCGGCTCCACGAAGCCGCGAAGCTGCGCGGCCACCAGCCGCGCGTGCTTGACACCCTCAAGTTCGCGATCGACAACGAGGAGGGCGAGCCGGACCTCACGTTCCGCGGCAAGTCGGTCTCCCACTACGACGCCGTGATCCCGCGCATCGGCGCGTCCATCACCCTCTACGGCACGGCGGTCGTCCGACAGTTCGAGCAGATGGGCGTCTTCTGCCTGAACAGCTCGCAGGCCATCAGCGTCTCGCGGGACAAGCTGCGGTCCATGCAGATCCTTTCCCGCCACAAGATCGGCATCCCGAAGACCGCCTTCGTCCACGAGCTCGATCAGATCGTGCCCACGATCGATGCCATGGGCGGCCCGCCCGTCGTCATCAAGCTGCTCGAGGGCACGCAGGGCATCGGCGTGATCCTCGCCGACACGGCCTCGGTCGCGAAGTCGATCATCGAGGTCCTCCAGGGCGCCGCCAACCAGAACGTCCTGATCCAGGAATTCGTGAAGGAGAGCCGCGGCCGCGACATTCGCGCGTTCGTCGTCGGCAACCGCGTCGTCGCCGCGATGCGCCGGGTCGCCCAGGGCGACGAGTTCCGCAGCAACGTCCACCGCGGCGGGATCGCCGAGCCCGTCGACCTCGATCCCGAGTTCGAGCGGACGGCCCTCCACGCGGCCCAGATCATGGGTCTGCGCGTCGCCGGCGTGGACATGCTCGAGGGCAAGGACGGCCCCAAGCTGATGGAGATCAACTCCTCGCCGGGGCTCGAGGGAATCGAGGCGGCGACCGGCGTCGACGTGGCGGGCGCGGTCATCGAGCTCATCGAGGAAGAGGTCCTGTTCCCGGAGATCGACATCCGGCAGCGCCTGACCCTGCAGAGCGGCTACGGCGTCCTGGAGGTCCCCGTCGACGAGAAGTCGGAGCTCGCCAACCGCGCCATCACCGACACCGGCCTGCGAGACCGGGACGTGGTCGTGCTCAGCATCCACCGCGGCCCCGTCTCGATTCCGAACCCGAAGGGCAGCCGCGAGATCCTGCCCGGCGACACGCTCCTCTGCTTCGGCAAGACGCTGACGCTCAAGAGCCTCGCGCCCCGCGGCCCGAAGCGGCGCCGGAAGAAGAAGCGCTCGACGTCGCTCCCCGCGAGCGGAGCCGACGCGGTCGCCGAGTCGGCCCCGGCCGTCGCCGCCTCCGTTCCGATCGCGAGTGAGGAGGAAACCCCGTCGGCGCTCATGGGGGACGAGCCCGTCGCCGTCGTCGCGCCCGCACCGGGGGTGGCGCCCGTGCCGCCGCCGGAGCTCGGCGGGTCCGAGGCGGCGGGGGCCGAAGACGGGACCCGCGAGGAGAGCAGCGCCCGCCCGATCGGATCCGAGAGCGAATGA
- the mgtE gene encoding magnesium transporter yields MSETRWDEIVELLDEGDVGDLRERFAEWSESDRTHAAAHLSSGDLARLFDALDVEQAADLVEDLPDRQAADAIGEVEPDAAAEILEALASDERADVLAEVDEEELDAILEASTPETADDIRTLLEYDPESAGGLMHTEFVSIRVGATVAEAVSEIRSAADVYAKFSIQYLYAVDADGRLEGVVPLRALLLSPPSARVSQVMIEKPLALSIDDDLDHLYETFEETAFLGAPVVDFDGVLVGVVERSAVDEATLDHAEADHMKSLGISSGEELRSMPPLERSRRRLAWLSINIVLNLMAASVIAAYEETLQGAIALAVFLPIISDMSGCSGNQAVAVSLRELSLGVVRPGEIGRVLVKEITVGLVNGLALGLLLGAVALAWRGDATLGLVVGLALAINTVLAVSIGGSVPLAIKRFGWDPALASGPILTTLTDVCGFFLTLSFASAVLV; encoded by the coding sequence ATGTCGGAGACACGCTGGGACGAGATCGTCGAGCTGCTCGACGAAGGAGACGTCGGGGATCTCCGGGAGCGCTTCGCGGAGTGGAGCGAGTCGGACCGGACGCACGCGGCCGCCCACCTCTCCTCCGGCGACCTCGCGCGGCTCTTCGATGCGCTCGACGTCGAGCAGGCCGCCGACCTGGTCGAGGACCTGCCCGATCGTCAGGCCGCGGACGCGATCGGCGAGGTCGAGCCCGACGCCGCCGCCGAGATCCTCGAGGCCCTTGCGAGCGACGAGCGCGCGGACGTCCTGGCCGAGGTCGACGAGGAAGAGCTCGACGCCATCCTCGAGGCGTCGACGCCCGAGACGGCGGACGACATCCGCACGCTGCTCGAGTACGACCCGGAGTCCGCCGGCGGGCTCATGCACACCGAGTTCGTCTCCATCCGGGTGGGCGCGACCGTCGCCGAGGCGGTGAGCGAGATCCGCTCCGCCGCGGACGTCTACGCGAAGTTCTCGATCCAGTACCTCTATGCGGTCGACGCCGACGGACGCCTCGAGGGGGTGGTGCCGCTTCGCGCGCTGCTGCTCTCGCCGCCTTCGGCGCGGGTTTCGCAGGTGATGATCGAGAAGCCGCTCGCGCTCTCGATCGACGACGATCTCGATCATCTCTACGAGACCTTCGAGGAGACCGCCTTCCTGGGCGCGCCCGTGGTCGATTTCGACGGGGTCCTCGTCGGCGTCGTAGAGCGGTCCGCGGTCGACGAGGCGACCCTCGACCACGCCGAAGCGGACCACATGAAGTCGCTCGGCATCTCGAGCGGCGAAGAGCTGCGCTCCATGCCGCCCCTCGAGCGTTCGCGCCGCCGGCTCGCCTGGCTCTCGATCAACATCGTGCTGAACCTGATGGCGGCCAGCGTGATCGCGGCCTACGAAGAGACGTTGCAGGGGGCGATCGCCCTCGCGGTCTTCCTGCCGATCATCTCGGACATGAGCGGCTGCTCGGGAAACCAGGCGGTCGCGGTGAGCCTCCGGGAGCTCTCCCTCGGCGTCGTCCGTCCCGGGGAGATCGGGCGCGTGCTCGTCAAGGAGATCACCGTGGGCCTCGTGAACGGGCTGGCCCTCGGTCTCCTGCTCGGCGCGGTGGCCCTCGCCTGGAGGGGCGACGCGACCCTCGGCCTCGTCGTCGGACTCGCCCTGGCGATCAACACCGTGCTCGCCGTCTCCATCGGGGGCAGCGTCCCGCTGGCGATCAAGCGTTTCGGCTGGGATCCCGCGCTCGCGTCGGGGCCGATCCTGACGACGCTCACCGACGTGTGTGGCTTCTTTCTGACGCTCAGCTTCGCGAGCGCGGTCCTGGTCTAG
- a CDS encoding DUF4156 domain-containing protein: MKVRSSDTKEARGGRVGRVAVLFALLSVAGCAFVQVNENARTVEVRKTEEEVAACVRKGTVSASTKSSVGFIARDETTVAVELERLARNRAVNLGADVIVPLGPVTAEGSREYSAWSCPE, translated from the coding sequence ATGAAGGTTCGGAGTTCAGACACGAAGGAGGCCCGCGGCGGCCGAGTCGGGCGCGTCGCCGTCTTGTTCGCGCTCCTGAGCGTGGCCGGGTGCGCCTTCGTTCAGGTCAACGAGAACGCTCGGACGGTCGAGGTCCGCAAGACCGAGGAGGAGGTCGCGGCCTGCGTGCGGAAGGGGACCGTCTCCGCATCGACGAAGTCGTCCGTCGGCTTCATCGCCCGGGACGAAACGACCGTCGCCGTCGAGCTCGAACGGCTCGCGCGCAACCGCGCGGTGAATCTCGGAGCGGACGTGATCGTTCCGCTCGGGCCGGTCACGGCGGAGGGGTCACGCGAGTATTCGGCCTGGAGCTGCCCCGAATAG